In a genomic window of Deltaproteobacteria bacterium:
- a CDS encoding DUF1963 domain-containing protein, with the protein MADTPLRHGWVGTLLGRNPTAPQLPATASKFGGVPYAEDDEDWLGWRFLGQVDLAEAAKHLPHSPLAGLLRLDSSDLPGSAGFRVRWFPAPDLSKAITPTVSSVAKWETRHEFKGGWSLPHNDRDWFSLLPPKGELDAIHRETGLSLWDFWNDWEPAGFNDDAREEFHTILGWPSGGLDEPYGFDPPPDCSGDASDYEMLVRLTFDNAAGFSWGTNWIYLLVPKNDLARGDLSRVLVTGANA; encoded by the coding sequence GTGGCGGACACGCCACTGCGGCACGGCTGGGTTGGGACACTGCTGGGGCGGAATCCAACAGCGCCGCAACTGCCGGCTACGGCGAGCAAGTTCGGCGGCGTGCCCTATGCCGAGGACGACGAGGACTGGCTCGGTTGGCGTTTCCTCGGACAGGTCGACCTGGCGGAGGCCGCCAAGCACCTGCCACACTCTCCACTGGCCGGGCTCCTGCGCCTGGACAGCAGCGACCTGCCAGGATCCGCCGGATTCCGCGTGCGCTGGTTTCCCGCGCCAGACCTCTCCAAGGCCATCACGCCCACGGTGTCGTCGGTGGCAAAGTGGGAAACGCGACACGAATTCAAAGGCGGCTGGTCGTTGCCACACAACGACCGCGACTGGTTTTCCCTGCTGCCGCCCAAGGGCGAGCTGGACGCCATCCACCGAGAGACGGGTCTCAGCCTCTGGGATTTCTGGAACGACTGGGAGCCTGCCGGGTTCAACGACGACGCGCGGGAGGAGTTCCACACGATCTTGGGCTGGCCGAGTGGGGGCCTGGACGAACCCTACGGGTTCGATCCCCCGCCCGATTGCAGCGGCGACGCCTCCGACTACGAGATGCTGGTACGGCTGACCTTCGACAACGCCGCCGGCTTCTCGTGGGGGACAAACTGGATCTACCTGCTGGTGCCGAAGAACGACCTCGCGCGGGGCGACCTGTCGCGCGTCCTGGTCACGGGCGCGAACGCATAG